A DNA window from Cryptosporangium phraense contains the following coding sequences:
- a CDS encoding GNAT family N-acetyltransferase codes for MEIFLETERLILRRFTQDDVDLIYQLNADPEVTRFITGGIPTPYAVVRDEVLPYWKSLYEQYEGFGYFAAIDKATGEFLGWFLFRPNKKPQRADGSVRDGIELGYRLRRVAWGHGYATEGSRALIAKGFTSLGVERVYAEAMTVHGASRRVMEKAGLRFVAPRRDDWPEQVPGDEHGDVEYALTKAEWERATSPG; via the coding sequence ATGGAGATCTTCCTCGAGACCGAGCGGTTGATCCTGCGTCGCTTCACTCAGGACGACGTCGATCTGATCTACCAGCTGAACGCCGATCCGGAGGTCACCCGGTTCATCACCGGTGGCATCCCGACGCCGTACGCGGTGGTGCGCGACGAGGTGCTGCCGTACTGGAAGTCGCTGTACGAGCAGTACGAGGGGTTCGGGTACTTCGCGGCGATCGACAAAGCGACCGGCGAGTTCCTGGGCTGGTTCCTGTTCCGGCCGAACAAGAAGCCCCAGCGGGCCGACGGGTCGGTCCGCGACGGGATCGAGCTCGGCTACCGCCTGCGCCGGGTCGCCTGGGGCCACGGCTACGCGACCGAGGGCTCCCGGGCGCTGATCGCGAAGGGCTTCACGTCGCTCGGGGTGGAGCGGGTCTACGCCGAGGCGATGACCGTGCACGGCGCGTCCCGTCGGGTGATGGAGAAGGCCGGCCTGCGGTTCGTCGCCCCCCGCCGGGACGACTGGCCGGAGCAGGTCCCGGGCGACGAACACGGCGACGTCGAGTACGCGCTGACCAAGGCGGAGTGGGAGCGGGCTACGTCGCCCGGATGA
- a CDS encoding TioE family transcriptional regulator yields the protein MDLAREHGLSAQAVRNYERQGLIPAAGRTATGHRTYTERHRIALRAFLAQLPAHGYATAGEIMRAVDDDDLDVALRAVDRSHAQLLRDRETLDAVEAAVGVLTAAAPVEPRALPISAVARRLGVTPATLRKWERAGILTPRRERVTGYRLYDADDIRDAELAHLLRRGGYLLGHIAPVVAQVRTAGGVEPLVESLAGWRERLTARARAMLTAAARLDDYLRFIRAT from the coding sequence GTGGACCTCGCACGGGAGCACGGGCTGTCGGCCCAGGCGGTCCGGAACTACGAGCGGCAGGGCCTGATTCCGGCCGCCGGCCGGACCGCGACTGGCCACCGGACCTACACCGAACGGCACCGGATCGCGCTGCGCGCGTTCCTCGCCCAACTCCCCGCCCACGGGTACGCGACCGCGGGCGAGATCATGCGCGCGGTCGACGACGACGATCTGGACGTCGCTCTGCGCGCCGTCGATCGCAGCCACGCCCAGCTCCTGCGAGATCGGGAGACGCTGGACGCGGTCGAGGCGGCCGTCGGGGTGCTCACCGCGGCCGCCCCGGTGGAGCCGCGGGCGCTGCCGATCAGCGCGGTCGCCAGGCGGCTCGGCGTCACCCCGGCGACGCTGCGCAAATGGGAACGGGCCGGCATCCTGACGCCCCGGCGGGAGCGGGTCACCGGGTACCGCCTCTACGACGCCGACGACATCCGGGACGCCGAGCTGGCGCACCTGCTCCGGCGGGGCGGCTACCTGCTCGGGCACATCGCGCCGGTCGTCGCCCAGGTCCGCACCGCGGGCGGGGTCGAGCCGCTGGTCGAGTCGCTGGCCGGCTGGCGGGAGCGGCTCACCGCCCGAGCCCGGGCCATGCTCACCGCCGCCGCCCGCCTCGACGACTATCTGCGGTTCATCCGGGCGACGTAG
- a CDS encoding DUF6194 family protein, protein MDTLLSSSPELVALGEPTHGEQEFLRRRNALFADLVENHGFRSIAIESDRVAGLAVDDYVRGGAGTLESAMETGFTHNFGRFAANRELVEWMRDHPEPLAFHGFDAPTENTEAPSPRRFLTAVCEYVAPSAWAEIDDLLGDDEPWDEVLEAERSIGGSPRAVALRGRAEDLLSMLYERAPGLVAGSSLAVWRRMEVLAKAAVGMLRYHAEVARPGPDRIARLLSVRDAWMARNLLDIRLIEADRGPTLVFANNRHVQKYPGRIDVGGTEAEWAGAGAILSTLLGSRYVVITGSLGESGVAEVRAPAAGTYEAELADGLTVRPVLDAVQRADGSYRYFPLAAEDLATTDAVLHVAHGTAVAAPLPVGDLPVGPSADELAEWIGSLPGVGTVVATEEMGAPQNNWGNSFFSMTGDEYHPFATIVLQDMAGFDEESALGRAGVYRVNVHAGRDAFGALFGFAPRELAERRGEFDYSALDVLLPHPVYGAQGWVCVLNPSAERMPAVMKLVGDARHAAAARTARRAEAGPPAGSGGVTG, encoded by the coding sequence ATGGACACTCTGCTCTCGTCGTCCCCGGAGCTGGTCGCGCTGGGTGAGCCGACGCACGGTGAACAGGAATTCCTGCGGCGGCGCAACGCGCTCTTCGCCGACCTGGTCGAGAACCACGGGTTCCGGTCGATCGCCATCGAGTCCGACCGGGTCGCCGGGCTCGCGGTCGACGACTACGTCCGCGGTGGGGCCGGCACGCTGGAGTCCGCGATGGAGACCGGCTTCACCCACAACTTCGGACGCTTCGCCGCCAACCGCGAACTCGTCGAGTGGATGCGGGACCACCCCGAGCCGCTGGCTTTCCACGGCTTCGACGCGCCGACCGAGAACACCGAGGCGCCCAGCCCGCGACGCTTCCTGACCGCGGTATGCGAGTACGTGGCCCCGTCGGCCTGGGCCGAGATCGACGACCTGCTCGGCGACGACGAGCCGTGGGACGAGGTGCTGGAGGCCGAGCGTTCGATCGGCGGGTCGCCCCGGGCGGTCGCGCTGCGCGGGCGGGCCGAGGACCTGCTGTCGATGCTCTACGAGCGGGCGCCGGGGCTGGTCGCGGGGTCGTCGCTCGCAGTCTGGCGGCGGATGGAGGTGCTCGCGAAGGCCGCGGTCGGGATGTTGCGGTACCACGCGGAGGTCGCGCGGCCCGGGCCGGACCGTATCGCCCGGCTGCTCTCGGTGCGCGACGCCTGGATGGCGCGGAACCTGCTCGACATCCGGCTGATCGAGGCCGATCGCGGGCCGACGCTGGTGTTCGCGAACAACCGGCACGTCCAGAAGTACCCGGGCCGGATCGACGTCGGCGGCACGGAAGCCGAGTGGGCCGGCGCCGGCGCGATCCTGTCGACGCTGCTCGGGTCGCGGTACGTCGTGATCACCGGGTCGCTGGGGGAGAGCGGGGTGGCCGAGGTGAGGGCGCCGGCGGCCGGAACGTACGAGGCCGAGCTGGCCGACGGGCTGACCGTGCGGCCGGTGCTCGACGCGGTGCAGCGCGCGGACGGCTCGTACCGGTACTTCCCGCTGGCCGCGGAGGATCTGGCGACGACCGACGCGGTGCTGCACGTGGCCCACGGAACCGCGGTGGCCGCGCCGCTGCCGGTGGGGGACCTGCCGGTCGGGCCGTCGGCCGACGAGCTGGCGGAGTGGATCGGGTCGCTGCCCGGGGTGGGGACGGTGGTGGCGACCGAGGAGATGGGGGCACCGCAGAACAACTGGGGGAACTCGTTCTTCTCGATGACCGGGGACGAGTACCACCCGTTCGCGACGATCGTGCTGCAGGACATGGCCGGGTTCGACGAGGAGTCGGCGCTCGGGCGGGCCGGGGTGTACCGGGTGAACGTGCACGCCGGGCGGGACGCGTTCGGGGCGCTGTTCGGGTTCGCGCCGCGCGAGCTGGCCGAGCGGCGGGGGGAGTTCGACTACTCGGCGCTGGACGTGCTGCTGCCGCACCCGGTGTACGGAGCGCAGGGCTGGGTGTGCGTGCTCAACCCGAGCGCCGAGCGGATGCCCGCGGTGATGAAGCTGGTCGGCGACGCGCGCCACGCGGCCGCCGCCCGGACGGCCCGCCGCGCCGAGGCCGGACCGCCGGCCGGTTCCGGCGGGGTCACGGGCTAG
- a CDS encoding signal peptidase I: MTGWTTAARFAAIAYLSAMASLMCWAGVSLALGTRPALIVSGSMAPSIRPGDLVVVSPLDAREVRELPTGRIVIFTDPADRGRELAHRLVGRTADGRLRTKGDANPAPDSTPVPVTAVRGQARLVVPLIGRPFLWLRQGEFWLFAGWTALTLAAGYAVRTRPPTPTRAGAGPSSDT, encoded by the coding sequence ATGACCGGCTGGACCACCGCCGCGCGGTTCGCCGCGATCGCCTACCTGAGCGCGATGGCGTCGCTGATGTGCTGGGCCGGGGTCTCGCTCGCGCTCGGCACCCGTCCGGCGCTGATCGTCAGTGGGTCGATGGCGCCGTCGATCCGGCCCGGGGACCTGGTCGTGGTCAGCCCGCTCGACGCCCGGGAGGTCCGCGAGCTGCCGACCGGCCGGATCGTCATCTTCACCGACCCGGCCGACCGCGGCCGCGAACTGGCCCACCGCCTGGTCGGACGAACCGCCGACGGGCGGCTGCGCACCAAGGGCGACGCCAACCCGGCCCCGGACTCGACGCCGGTTCCGGTGACCGCCGTGCGGGGCCAGGCGCGGCTCGTGGTCCCGCTGATCGGGCGGCCGTTCCTGTGGCTGCGGCAGGGCGAGTTCTGGCTCTTCGCCGGCTGGACCGCGCTCACCCTGGCCGCCGGCTACGCCGTCCGCACCCGCCCACCGACGCCGACGCGAGCCGGCGCCGGACCGTCGTCCGACACCTAG
- a CDS encoding LamG domain-containing protein, producing MLVAWAALVGVAATPTAGGWNTTDNTGNAFKSTATFLTYPGEVLRDSPSAYYRLSEAAGGTTLTDSSGNGRTGTYSVNTATATNFGRPGAPVGGSSNTAVAFTATNTNQVAMPAAASPTSVFTMEVWFNTTAASGVLMSLGNNVKNDSSYLLRLLAIQSSAPAGRLVFGLSTGAVGSTVKKTVVSATAVNDGNWHHAVATYSSGTMILYVDGVAQTPTTGVGTLTAISPSYWRVGGDASGTTWPGTYGDYLTGTLDEAAVYQSALSATRVTAHYTAGTSYPSAVLADVPRFYWRLNDAEGQTAADAGPNGLPGEYRIDPQARAGATGALTGPVTGSDAAVRFAGYYGHASGPLLTSVSGATTVETWFKTTTQFGGVLVGLAAQTNCSNRKDRDLWLTTSGTLRFGVYPSGASIPYPSIGTTAKYNDGAWHHAVGSVGPTYGLRLFVDGSLAASNASVTTGTTGSGAWCISYSQVDDWGTSYTPTYQHLAATIDEVAIYPTELAPERIALHYNAAPR from the coding sequence GTGCTCGTCGCCTGGGCGGCGCTGGTCGGGGTGGCCGCGACGCCGACCGCCGGCGGCTGGAACACGACCGACAACACCGGCAACGCGTTCAAGTCCACGGCGACGTTCCTCACCTACCCGGGTGAGGTCCTGCGGGACAGCCCGTCGGCCTACTACCGGCTGTCCGAGGCGGCCGGCGGCACGACGCTCACCGACTCGTCCGGCAACGGCCGGACCGGCACGTACTCGGTGAACACGGCGACGGCCACGAACTTCGGCCGGCCCGGCGCGCCGGTCGGCGGAAGCTCGAACACCGCGGTCGCGTTCACCGCGACGAACACCAACCAGGTCGCGATGCCCGCCGCGGCCAGCCCGACCAGCGTCTTCACGATGGAAGTCTGGTTCAACACGACAGCGGCCAGCGGCGTGCTGATGTCGCTGGGCAACAACGTCAAGAACGACTCGAGCTACCTCCTCCGGCTGCTGGCGATCCAGTCGAGCGCCCCGGCCGGCCGGCTGGTGTTCGGGCTCTCCACCGGGGCGGTCGGCTCGACGGTCAAGAAGACCGTGGTCTCGGCCACCGCGGTGAACGACGGCAACTGGCACCACGCGGTGGCCACCTACAGCTCCGGCACGATGATCCTGTACGTCGACGGCGTCGCCCAGACCCCGACGACCGGCGTCGGGACGCTCACCGCGATCAGCCCGTCGTACTGGCGGGTCGGCGGCGACGCGTCCGGAACCACCTGGCCCGGCACCTACGGCGACTACCTCACCGGAACGCTCGACGAGGCCGCCGTCTACCAGAGCGCGCTGAGCGCCACCCGGGTCACCGCCCACTACACCGCCGGGACGTCCTACCCGAGCGCGGTGCTGGCCGACGTCCCCCGCTTCTACTGGCGGCTCAACGACGCCGAGGGGCAGACCGCGGCGGACGCCGGGCCCAACGGCCTGCCCGGTGAGTACCGCATCGACCCCCAGGCCCGGGCCGGCGCGACCGGCGCGCTGACCGGTCCGGTCACCGGCTCGGACGCGGCCGTCCGGTTCGCCGGGTACTACGGGCACGCGTCCGGGCCGCTGCTCACCTCGGTCAGCGGTGCGACGACGGTCGAGACCTGGTTCAAGACCACGACGCAGTTCGGCGGCGTGCTGGTCGGGCTGGCCGCCCAGACGAACTGCTCCAACCGGAAGGACCGGGATCTCTGGCTCACGACGTCCGGCACGCTCCGGTTCGGCGTCTACCCGTCCGGCGCGAGCATCCCGTATCCGAGCATCGGGACGACCGCCAAGTACAACGACGGCGCCTGGCACCACGCGGTCGGCAGCGTCGGCCCGACCTACGGGCTCCGGCTGTTCGTCGACGGGTCGCTCGCCGCCTCGAACGCGAGCGTGACCACCGGGACGACCGGCAGCGGCGCCTGGTGCATCAGCTATTCGCAGGTCGACGACTGGGGCACCTCGTACACCCCGACCTACCAGCACCTCGCCGCGACGATCGACGAGGTCGCGATCTACCCGACCGAGCTGGCCCCCGAGCGGATCGCCCTGCACTACAACGCGGCGCCCCGATGA
- a CDS encoding LysR family transcriptional regulator, with protein sequence MDLNLLTALDALLEENSVQAAADRLHLSAPAMSRTLTRIRKATGDDILVRTGRTMTPTPRALALRDEVRTLVQRAGEVLTPTQALDLATLRRTFTIQGHDALVGAVAPQVLAAATEAPGVTVRFLAEAPVDTPDLARGHVDLELGSAVPAPEINHQVVGEDRLIVVSRDPAPLTLERFAAADHVLISRRGRTRDGLDERLAERGLRRRVVATMPTVASAIALVGSGSAVVVVAERLSAPVRAAFGVRAHPLDLDLPAAPVVLSWHRRYDSDPAHSWLRGHCADALRAALALI encoded by the coding sequence GTGGACCTCAACCTCCTCACCGCACTCGACGCACTCCTCGAGGAGAACAGCGTCCAGGCCGCGGCCGACCGCCTGCACCTGTCGGCGCCCGCGATGAGCCGGACGCTGACCCGCATCCGTAAGGCCACCGGCGACGACATCCTGGTCCGCACCGGCCGCACGATGACGCCCACCCCTCGCGCGCTGGCCCTGCGCGACGAGGTACGGACGCTGGTGCAGCGGGCCGGTGAGGTGCTCACCCCGACCCAGGCCCTGGACCTGGCCACCCTGCGGCGCACGTTCACGATCCAGGGCCACGACGCGCTGGTCGGCGCGGTCGCCCCACAGGTGCTGGCCGCGGCCACCGAGGCGCCCGGCGTGACGGTCCGGTTCCTGGCCGAGGCCCCGGTCGACACGCCCGACCTGGCCCGCGGACACGTCGATCTGGAGCTCGGCTCGGCCGTTCCGGCGCCGGAGATCAACCACCAGGTCGTCGGGGAAGACCGGCTGATCGTGGTGTCCCGGGACCCGGCCCCGCTCACCCTCGAACGGTTCGCCGCCGCCGATCACGTCCTGATCTCCCGCCGCGGGCGTACCCGGGACGGCCTCGACGAGCGGCTCGCCGAGCGCGGGCTCCGCCGCCGGGTGGTGGCCACGATGCCCACCGTCGCGAGCGCGATCGCGCTGGTCGGGTCCGGGAGCGCGGTCGTCGTGGTGGCCGAGCGGCTGTCCGCGCCCGTCCGGGCCGCGTTCGGCGTCCGCGCGCATCCGCTCGACCTCGACCTCCCGGCTGCGCCGGTCGTCCTGTCGTGGCACCGGCGGTACGACAGCGATCCCGCTCATTCCTGGCTCCGTGGTCACTGTGCGGACGCGCTGCGAGCGGCCCTGGCGCTCATCTAG
- a CDS encoding EamA family transporter codes for MSVTAVGSYATKHRGAIGLGLALVSAASFGTAGSFADSLLSQGWSSGAVVTIRISLAALVLTPPALLQMRGRWRLLRAKLGTVALYGILAVAGCQLFFFNAVERLDVGVALLLEYMGIVLVVLYVWARTRRRPRWLTLAGVVTAIGGLVLVLNPSGGLDLVGVIWGLLAGTGLATYFVISSRTDDALPPLVVAWSGMVVGALTFGAFALVGVLPMHATNVSVELFGQQVSWLVPVLGLSVIAAALSYSTGVGAARLLGATVASFVGLTEVLFAVLFAALLVGQVPSVPQLVGGLVVLVGVAVVRATDTQADATREPDPALVSA; via the coding sequence ATGAGTGTAACGGCGGTTGGGTCTTACGCGACAAAGCACCGTGGGGCGATCGGGCTCGGTCTGGCGCTGGTGTCGGCGGCCTCGTTCGGCACCGCCGGGAGCTTCGCCGACTCGCTGCTCTCGCAGGGCTGGAGCTCCGGCGCCGTCGTCACGATCCGGATCTCGCTGGCCGCACTGGTCCTCACCCCGCCCGCGCTGCTCCAGATGCGCGGCCGCTGGCGCCTGCTCCGCGCGAAGCTCGGCACGGTCGCGCTCTACGGCATCCTCGCCGTCGCCGGGTGCCAGCTGTTCTTCTTCAACGCGGTCGAACGGCTCGACGTGGGCGTCGCGCTGCTGCTCGAGTACATGGGCATCGTGCTCGTCGTGCTCTACGTCTGGGCCCGCACCCGGCGCCGCCCGCGCTGGCTCACGCTGGCCGGGGTGGTGACGGCGATCGGCGGTCTGGTGCTCGTCCTGAACCCGTCCGGGGGGCTGGACCTGGTCGGCGTCATCTGGGGGCTGCTCGCCGGCACCGGGCTGGCGACGTACTTCGTCATCTCGTCGCGCACCGACGACGCGCTCCCGCCGCTGGTCGTGGCCTGGAGCGGCATGGTCGTCGGGGCGCTCACGTTCGGGGCGTTCGCGCTGGTCGGAGTGCTGCCGATGCACGCGACAAACGTCTCGGTCGAGCTGTTCGGCCAGCAGGTCAGCTGGCTCGTCCCCGTGCTCGGCCTCTCGGTGATCGCGGCCGCGCTCTCGTACAGCACCGGGGTCGGCGCTGCGCGCCTGCTCGGCGCGACCGTCGCCTCGTTCGTCGGGCTCACCGAGGTGCTGTTCGCGGTGCTCTTCGCCGCGCTGCTGGTCGGCCAGGTGCCGAGTGTTCCGCAGCTGGTCGGTGGGCTGGTCGTCCTGGTCGGGGTGGCGGTCGTCCGGGCCACCGACACCCAGGCGGACGCTACGCGGGAGCCCGATCCGGCCCTCGTTTCCGCCTAG
- a CDS encoding CGNR zinc finger domain-containing protein, protein MLFAHDTEASLAAAAELVNTAHETPDGLRTPADVVAFVDRWSYTGRVAGDAEELAAVRAVRPRLERLWHADRDEVVELTNAMLRETRALPQLVRHDTWDYHLHAVPPEADLAVRILVETGMAMVDVVRLEELGRMRICAAEDCDDVLIDLSKNRSRRFCDNGCGNRTNVAAYRARKAGG, encoded by the coding sequence ATGCTTTTTGCTCATGACACCGAGGCGTCGCTGGCGGCGGCGGCCGAGCTGGTGAACACCGCTCACGAGACCCCGGACGGGCTACGGACCCCGGCCGACGTCGTCGCGTTCGTGGATCGGTGGAGCTACACCGGCCGGGTGGCCGGGGATGCCGAGGAGCTGGCCGCCGTCCGGGCGGTGCGGCCCCGGCTCGAGCGCCTGTGGCACGCCGACCGCGACGAGGTCGTCGAACTCACCAACGCGATGCTGCGCGAGACCCGCGCGTTGCCGCAGCTCGTGCGGCACGACACCTGGGATTACCACCTGCACGCGGTGCCGCCCGAGGCGGACCTCGCGGTGCGGATCCTGGTGGAGACCGGGATGGCGATGGTGGATGTGGTGCGGCTCGAGGAGCTGGGCCGGATGCGGATCTGTGCCGCCGAGGACTGCGACGACGTGCTGATCGACCTGTCGAAGAACCGGAGCAGGCGGTTCTGCGACAACGGCTGTGGCAACCGGACGAACGTGGCCGCGTATCGGGCCCGAAAGGCCGGTGGCTAG
- a CDS encoding DUF1932 domain-containing protein yields the protein MTVGVLHPGAMGAAIGRELAPDVWWVPAGRSAATRERAAGFHPARDLAELADRCDLILSICPPAFAGGVARDVAATGFDGVYVDANAISPARAREIASVLPTARVVDGGIIGPPPGGAGTTTLCLSGPGASGVAEVFAGTSVRTLVLDGPVGQASALKLAFASYNKISYALAAQANALAEAHGVLAELRTITADALPGTPVADPRALASVGPKAWRWAPEMEEIADACTEAGLDPDFAATAATLFARWA from the coding sequence ATGACGGTTGGGGTGTTGCATCCGGGGGCCATGGGGGCGGCGATCGGGCGGGAGTTGGCTCCCGACGTCTGGTGGGTTCCCGCCGGGCGGAGTGCGGCCACCCGGGAGCGGGCGGCGGGCTTCCATCCGGCTCGCGATCTGGCCGAACTGGCCGACCGGTGCGACCTGATCCTGAGCATCTGCCCGCCGGCCTTCGCCGGGGGCGTGGCCCGCGACGTGGCCGCCACCGGGTTCGACGGGGTCTACGTGGACGCCAACGCGATCAGCCCGGCCCGGGCTCGGGAGATCGCTTCGGTACTGCCGACCGCGCGGGTCGTCGACGGCGGGATCATCGGGCCGCCGCCGGGTGGGGCGGGCACCACCACGCTGTGTCTGTCCGGGCCGGGCGCCAGCGGGGTCGCCGAGGTCTTCGCCGGGACGTCGGTGCGCACCTTGGTGCTCGACGGGCCGGTCGGGCAGGCGTCCGCATTGAAGTTGGCGTTCGCGTCGTACAACAAGATCTCGTACGCGCTCGCCGCGCAGGCGAACGCGCTGGCCGAGGCACACGGGGTGCTGGCCGAACTGCGGACGATCACCGCGGACGCGCTGCCCGGGACGCCGGTCGCGGACCCGCGGGCCCTGGCCTCGGTCGGGCCCAAGGCCTGGCGCTGGGCGCCGGAGATGGAGGAGATCGCCGACGCCTGCACCGAAGCCGGCCTCGACCCCGACTTCGCCGCCACCGCCGCCACCCTCTTCGCCCGCTGGGCCTGA
- a CDS encoding TetR/AcrR family transcriptional regulator gives MLVWERPEPPSRPAPTPLSRASIVRAAIDLADTEGLDAVSLRKVGAALGAGPMRLYGYIATKEELLDLMVDEVYGEMPPPGADALRDRALAIRDAVRRHEWFADLMGGRPQIGPNALANLDATLAAVGGADDPASAWRAVGAVSAYAIGAVRQEVAEGRAARVSGQSEDEWRRSVAPYLTGVLDRYPTLAHVITSGPDEDPDATFATGLEFVLAGIRARTVGG, from the coding sequence ATGTTGGTGTGGGAGCGACCCGAACCCCCGAGCCGGCCGGCGCCGACGCCGCTGAGCCGGGCGTCGATCGTCCGGGCGGCGATCGACCTGGCCGACACCGAGGGGCTCGACGCGGTGTCGTTGCGCAAGGTCGGGGCCGCGCTCGGCGCCGGGCCGATGCGGCTGTACGGCTACATCGCGACCAAAGAGGAACTCCTCGACCTGATGGTCGACGAGGTCTACGGCGAGATGCCCCCGCCCGGTGCGGACGCCCTGCGCGACCGGGCACTGGCGATCCGGGACGCCGTCCGGCGGCACGAGTGGTTCGCGGACCTGATGGGCGGGCGGCCGCAGATCGGCCCGAACGCGCTGGCGAACCTGGACGCGACGCTCGCGGCCGTCGGGGGAGCCGACGACCCGGCGTCCGCCTGGCGGGCCGTAGGGGCCGTGTCCGCGTACGCGATCGGTGCGGTGCGGCAGGAAGTGGCGGAGGGGCGGGCGGCTCGGGTCAGTGGGCAGAGCGAAGACGAGTGGCGCCGGTCGGTGGCGCCGTATTTGACCGGGGTCCTGGACCGGTATCCGACGTTGGCGCATGTGATCACGAGCGGCCCGGACGAAGACCCCGACGCCACGTTCGCGACTGGCCTGGAGTTCGTCCTGGCCGGCATCAGAGCCCGTACGGTCGGTGGATGA
- a CDS encoding FAD-dependent oxidoreductase, with amino-acid sequence MRIAIIGGGPGGLTLARTLHVLGLESTVYERDPSRDARGQGGMLDLHTDTGQRALRVAGLEDQFLVHARREGQDFRLLDETGTLLLRVDTPDDAPLARPEIDRSDLRDLLLDSLPDGTVQWGKALTTAGDELLFHDGTAAGYDVLVGADGARSRVRPLLTDAEPVPVGVEHVELGIPDVDRTHPHLAAVLGRGNYWALGPGQGLGAQVNGSGRVRVYLSFYEGHDVPPLTKDALARAFDGWGPDAQDLIRACDDEIVRRTITMLPPGLTWTPNPRVTLIGDAAHLCPPSGEGANQAMLDASELAQALAAQPGRPDEAIRAYEASMYPRSTAVTEESLRIRDMLRAGAQETLRFFAR; translated from the coding sequence ATGCGCATCGCGATCATCGGCGGCGGCCCCGGCGGCCTGACCCTCGCCCGCACCCTCCACGTCCTCGGCCTGGAGTCGACGGTCTACGAACGCGACCCGTCCCGCGACGCCCGCGGTCAGGGCGGCATGCTCGACCTGCACACCGACACCGGCCAGCGCGCACTCCGGGTGGCCGGCCTGGAGGATCAGTTCCTCGTCCACGCCCGGCGCGAGGGCCAGGACTTCCGTCTGCTCGACGAGACCGGCACGCTCCTGCTCCGGGTCGACACCCCGGACGACGCCCCGCTGGCCCGGCCCGAGATCGACCGGTCGGACCTGCGTGACTTACTGCTCGACTCGCTCCCGGACGGAACGGTCCAGTGGGGCAAGGCCCTGACGACGGCCGGCGACGAACTCCTCTTCCACGACGGCACCGCCGCCGGCTACGACGTGCTGGTCGGCGCCGACGGCGCGAGGTCACGCGTCCGGCCGCTGCTCACGGACGCCGAGCCGGTCCCGGTCGGCGTCGAGCACGTCGAGCTCGGCATTCCGGACGTCGACCGGACGCACCCGCACCTGGCCGCGGTCCTCGGACGGGGCAACTACTGGGCGCTCGGCCCCGGTCAAGGGCTCGGGGCCCAGGTCAACGGCAGCGGACGCGTTCGCGTGTACCTGTCGTTCTACGAAGGCCACGACGTTCCACCGTTGACCAAGGACGCCCTGGCCCGGGCCTTCGACGGCTGGGGCCCGGACGCGCAGGACCTGATCCGGGCCTGCGACGACGAGATCGTGCGCCGGACGATCACGATGCTGCCGCCCGGCCTCACCTGGACGCCGAACCCCCGCGTCACGCTGATCGGCGACGCGGCCCACCTGTGCCCGCCGTCCGGCGAGGGCGCCAACCAGGCCATGCTCGACGCCTCCGAGCTCGCCCAGGCCCTGGCCGCGCAACCCGGCCGGCCGGACGAGGCGATCCGGGCGTACGAGGCGTCGATGTACCCGCGCAGCACCGCGGTCACGGAGGAGTCGCTCCGGATTCGCGACATGCTCCGGGCGGGCGCTCAGGAGACACTGCGATTCTTCGCGCGTTAA
- a CDS encoding GNAT family N-acetyltransferase, protein MPVLLAPTVALHDSWLEARTEWSDDEYPHGSGLRPEYDVDSPAGFAAWIDSLHRRNDYDVPATYWWIVEDDVYLGAIALRHTLTPPLLQVGGHIGYNVRPSARNRGLATWALGAVLDEARAMGLSRVLITCKTSNLASARVIEHRSGVLEDTRITDEGLTYRYWVELKG, encoded by the coding sequence ATGCCGGTACTCCTCGCGCCGACCGTCGCACTCCACGACAGCTGGCTCGAGGCGCGCACGGAGTGGAGCGACGACGAGTACCCGCACGGCAGCGGGCTGCGTCCGGAGTACGACGTGGACAGTCCGGCCGGCTTCGCGGCCTGGATCGACAGCCTGCACCGGCGGAACGACTACGACGTGCCCGCGACCTACTGGTGGATCGTCGAGGACGACGTCTACCTGGGGGCGATCGCCCTCCGGCACACGCTTACTCCGCCGCTCCTGCAGGTCGGTGGCCACATCGGCTACAACGTCCGCCCGTCGGCCCGCAATCGGGGCCTGGCCACCTGGGCGCTCGGGGCCGTCCTCGACGAGGCCCGGGCGATGGGGCTCAGCCGGGTGCTGATCACCTGCAAGACCAGCAATCTGGCGTCGGCCCGGGTGATCGAGCACCGGAGCGGAGTACTCGAAGACACCCGCATCACCGACGAAGGCCTCACCTACCGCTACTGGGTCGAACTGAAGGGCTGA